ACATGGTTCACCCTCCAGGTCCAGAATACATAAATAGACATGCAGTCTCTCTTGCTAAACTTTATCAAAACCAAGCAGCTACTGTAGCTCTGGATTTTTGGATGGCAGCAACAAAGGAACTACACATTAGATCAACATGACATTTGGGAGTGCAAGTATGTCGCCCACTTCAAACAGCTCAAGAACTTTAGCCTTTTTGGGGGTCCTAAAGACCTTCCAATTTGGTGGGGTGGGAAAACATTCCAAAAGAGATGATACCATAGCTGATAGGGGAAGTGCGCTGCCAGGGCCCAACACAAGTGATTGCACCACATGGTCTAAACCCCAATGTCCAgtgcagaaccagagctggTAGGATTATGACAGGTCATAGACTACAGCAATAGTGTCTATGCTCAGGCAATGTCCTCTGTGCAGACTCTCCAGCAAAGACTCTTCCCATAGCCTTATTATCAGTGACTAGACTGTTTCTCTTAGGAATTCTTTAAAAGTCCAAGAATTAACAGTTATGTCTGAATTGTCTGAAGCCTGTCATgcaaataaatatgacaaacactTGTTCAGCAAGTTAACTGGTTTGATCAAACTGCTACGTCAAGACAAACTGGCCTGTTAGTGCGAAATGCTGCTAcgtgttctctgtgtttgtgattcTTGTCTTGGCACAGTAATACGGATGTCCCTTAAGTTTCCTGAGAACAACTTAGGAGGAGTTTCATTGTTTGGTAATAGTATCTGATGCATGTTTTTACACTATACTAACAAGCACTATCACATAGATAAATGTGCCTTTCGCCAATTCTCGTGTCCGTCTCATCATTATATAAcatttgattatgtttttttttttttaatcaaacttatTTTTCTCTATGAGATAGTAACAATTATTTTGATTATACATGTGCTGGCAGCACCCAGGCGTTCATCAGTCAAATATGGTGAAATTCAATCTGGGCGTCAGTGAACAGAAGTATGTACACTCGGccaaaacacagatgaaactGAAACGATGATaaaccaatttttttttcctcccttgtgTATCAGTTACAGGTTTATTCAAATAAAGCACACCTTGTTTGTGAAGATTACTGATGTGTGTGAGCCCCATGTGCACAGAAGCTGCACAGGTCATGCCTGCATTAGTGATGTTAGTAAGTACAGCATCAgtaaaaagtttggacacaccttcttaTTCAGaggtgtttctttatttctatgACTTTATTactctaaaatataaaagacatattgtggtttatttacactttttcatagtttcatagttGATATCTTCAGTATTAATATATGATGTAggtagaaacaaaaataaaggaaaaccaCTGAATGAGACGGTATGTCTAAACCTTTGGCTGGTactataaatggtaaatggactgtgcttatatatctcctttctagtcttctgaccactcaaagcacttttacactacatatctcattcacccatacacacacattcatacactgactgAACTTTACCATGTATGTCATATAACTTGACACACTAGAACTCTTAAAGGAGATACGGGATTTATACTAATTACGGGaatacacaaactcacaaacaagCTTGTTTTGATGCTGAAGcgttttattgattaatcatgCATGATACAAGAAAGACAGATTACTGCAGGATAAAGTTATGCAAAAAGCGTTCCTTTCATTACCGTTCAATCTGCTCCTCAGCACAAGGCCGAAGAAGCAGCCCCTGTTTATGTCACTTGTCGCTTCCTTCCTTAAGTAGCGTTACAGCAATAGCAAAGAAATACAGATTTGATTTGAGATATAAAGCCTTCGGGTTATGTTTGAGACtgatgacacaaagacagatgagtgtgcacaaaaacacaaacgcacatcctccaatgtttgtgcttttcaCAGCTACTTCATGCCTCCGTGACGGTCCTGGAATCAACGACGTGTACAGACAAATGGCAGACGGGATGAACAAGGCACGTCATGCCAACAGTTCCCTGTGAGTACCAAAAGAAACATGAGCCAATCACCATGACACAAACCAAAACctgacactgtactgtactgtatttttatattaaaagtttaaggtaaaaaaaaaacacttgtcatTTACCTCTATAAAGTGCACAgtgttctttctttcctgcGTTATCAGGCTGTGCGCCACACCAGTTCCGGTAGTCGAAACGTGTACCATCACTCCAGAACCAGTAACGTTCCTGGAAAACAGAACAGTTCAGGATATTGAATACAAGAAATCCAAAACACATTGAATTAAATACCCATCAGACTTTATCTAATGTACCTGCTGTGCATCAGAGAATCCGATCCATGCGTCTTTGGTGCCTGCCACAACAAGGATCATATGATTTTCATGGCTGTTGTGCACAGATGCTAGGGTTCCACCTAAGGCCCTACAGTATGCCTACAATGtagataacagacagacagagaggagttgtcaagaacacaaacatcacCTGAGTAATATGAGCAAGCCAAGTCAGAAATTATTTCTGCAAATGGTTTGTGCACTGTTGAAATCAGTGCAAGCAAATcaaacagcattttgttttctaatcATCTTGATTACCTCAGCCTCAGCCCAAGTCTTACTGTATCCAAAGTAGCGgtaatagatttttttctccaGACGCCAACCACCAGGGCATGTAGATCTCTTGGCAACataatgtttttctaaatacaaataaagatgtGAGGGTTATGTTAAGTCTAAAGAATTATAGAGTATGTCTCTTTCtgtacaaaatatttatatgtCATACAAAAGggcataataaaataaatgtaatgccCTTTAGTAAAAAGTGTActcactttctccctctgtggattctgcctcttccccctcttcatcttctgATTCAGTCTCTTTGTCTACCATTGAAATACATATAGACAATTAGACACATTAGTGACGGTGGATACGGAAAatagaacaaacaaaagaacagcatGGTTTGTGTTGTTAAAAAACTGTGATCAGAACTATCTTACATTAcatctttttgtaatttttaggaacagtttaacatttagagaaatTTAGAGTATTTCTTTACTCATGTGTATACTTTCTAATATAGTACATGGCAAACTATACATCACAAAGTGTGATGTGCTTTCATAAAAATCTGAGGAAAGATTCACTCACTTGAACTGTCATCAGCTGCTtcatctgaagaaaaaaaagaaggtttaACAAACCAGTAAGTGACATAAtgatgaagttttattttttacgtGCACTTGTGCATTTTTGTACATACCTTCTTGAACCGGTGCTTCTGTCACCGCAGCTGCCTCTGCTTCTGGAGGAGCTTCTGGAGGTTTAAAACAGCATTAAGTGACTTTTGTTGCTTGAGTGTGTTCAAAAAAATTGGATTCAATCTTTGGCTCTCCTTCTCTGTATTTTCTCTCAAACACAATATTCAGAGtactcaaatacaaacactacctaaacacaaaatacttaCCAGtagccagagccagagccatcATGGCAACAAGAAGTACAGACACAGCTAGTATCTTCATGGTGAAGTTCATGCAATGTCCAAAATGATGAccttcaataaaaacagatcacaaTATTAATAAGACTTGTATACAGAGACTCAGTGACTGTCAATCCACTGAACAaaggacagaaaataataagatTAAATCGTCAACCTGCTGCAGAAttatcttctcttcttccttctcgGCGTCTGATGTTGAATAGGAGAAAGTCTGGCTCttaaatagtgtttttttgtgccgCCCACCATCCCAGAACCAGGAACTGAGGATGTATAGACTGACAATgtacacacaaaatgcaaatatgaaTACACCCAACATCGGTTTCAGATACAATTTCTGTATTTCTcttgttcaaatgtttgttgaGTCTGTTCAGGCCTGTACTCTTCTCGCAGGTTAACAAAATCGTGTACTCTGGAACAAAATATATCTTATATGAATTCTTTGACAAGTCCAAGAATTAAGACTTATAACTGAATTGTCTAAAGCCTTTTTATGCATATAAATCtgacaaacaaactatttaaatcaAGCTGTTATGCATAACAGTGGAACGCAGTCATTGATATGTGTAGTCTGACGATATTATATGGGCTTTATTAgtaatatttactgtacagttgGTTGTAACAACTTGCCTTTAGAAATACATTCCACAGACAATGCTCCCAGGGATTGCATCAACCCACCTTCACCTACTTGGGCAAAAGGAGGGGGGCTCTGTGAGTCTGCTATTGATACACTTAACTCCAGTTTATAGTTCTGCTTTGCTATATTTTCCACCAAACTGGCTGGAAGGATGATTAGACAGGGGACTAAACATCTTCCTCCTTCAAAGCTTTTTCTGATAGGCTTTGGATCAATCTAGTGAACTCTGAACTGATCCTCTGCATATAGTCTTGACCTTGTGAatcctttttgtctttgctctgcACATTTGCCGGTTTATTCAGTGATTCACAGTCAGGTGttatgatttctctctctctctctccatctgtaaacattcatgtctcattaatgcatgttactaactaaacttcatTATACATAGTAATAGTATCTGATGCATGTTTTTACACTATACTAACAAGCACTTATCACATAGATAAATGTGCCTTTCGCCAATTCTCGTGTCCGTCTCATCATTATAtaacatttgattgttttttgttttttaatcaaacttatttttctttatgaGATAGTAACAATTATTTTGATTATACATGTGCTGGCAGCACCCAGGCGTTCATCAGTCAAATATGGTGAAATTCAATCTGGGCGTCAGTGAACAGAAGTATGTACACTCGGccaaaacacagatgaaactGAAACGATGATaaaccaatttttttttcctcccttgtgTATCAGTTACAGGTTTATTCAAATAAAGCACACCTTGTTTGTGAAGATTACTGATGTGTGTGAGCCCCATGTGCACAGAAGCTGCACAGGTCATGCCTGCATTACTGATGTTAGTAAGTACAGCATCAgtaaaaagtttggacacaccttcttaTTCAGaggtgtttctttatttctatgACTTTATTactctaaaatataaaagacataTTGTAGTTTACTTCCCAtaggcccaccacccatgggaggggtctcaggggggagaaggtgcgaagagagatgggcggcagtcggaggcggggaccctggcggtccgatccccggttgcagaagctggctctggggatgtggaatgtcacctctctggcggggaaggagcctgagctggtgcacgaggttgagaggtaccggctagatatagtcgggctcgcctcgacgcacagcgtgggttccggaaccagtttccttgagaggggctggacgctctaccactctggagttgcccccggcgagaggcgcagagcgggggtgggactgcttgtttccccccggctcggcgcctgtacgttggggttcaccccggtggacgagagggtagcctcccttcgccttcgggtgaggggacgggtcctgactgtcgtctgtgcttatgcaccgaatggcagttcagagtacccaccctttttggagtctttggggtgctggagagcgctccccTGGGGACTCCTCGTCCTccctgggggacttcaatgctcacgggggcggcgacagtgagacctggaggggcgtgattgggaggaacggcccccctgatctgaacccgagtggtgttcttATTGGACTCTGTGcacgtcatggattgtccataacgaacaccaggttcaagcataagggtgtccacatgtgcacttggcaccaggatgcctcggccgtagttcgatgatcgactttgtggtcgtgtcgtcggacttgcggccacatgtctTGGACACTCGGGtaaagagaggggcggagctgtcaactgatcaccacctggtggtgagttggctccgatggtgggggagatggcagtcagacctggcaggcccaaacgttctgtgcgggtttggttgggaacgtctggctgaatctcctgtcagaaagagtttcaactcccacctccgggagagcttcgctcatgtcccgggggaggcgggggacattgagtccgagtggacctgttccgttcctccattgtcgaggcggccgaccgaagctgtggccgtaaggtggtcggtgcctgtcgtggcggtggtccccgaacccgctggtggacaccgcggtgagggatgccgtcaagctgagaaggaggcctacagaacctttttggcctgtgggagtcctgaagcagctgacgggtatcgaaTGCCAAGACGGAATGCGGCCtggcggttgcggaggcaaaaactcgggcgtgggaggagttcggtggagccatggagagcgactttcgaacggcttcgaggaggttctggaccaccatccggcggctcaggcgggggaagcagtgcactatcaacactgtgttcagtggggacggtgtgctgctgacctcgactggggacgcttgggtcggtggagggaatacttcgaagacctcccAATCCCGCCAGCACCTTCcattgaggaggcagagtctggggaccccgtggtggtctcgcccatctctggggctgaggtcgctgaggt
Above is a genomic segment from Larimichthys crocea isolate SSNF chromosome XIV, L_crocea_2.0, whole genome shotgun sequence containing:
- the LOC109137684 gene encoding galactose-specific lectin nattectin-like — encoded protein: MNFTMKILAVSVLLVAMMALALATEAPPEAEAAAVTEAPVQEDEAADDSSNKETESEDEEGEEAESTEGEKKHYVAKRSTCPGGWRLEKKIYYRYFGYSKTWAEAEAYCRALGGTLASVHNSHENHMILVVAGTKDAWIGFSDAQQERYWFWSDGTRFDYRNWCGAQPDNAGKKEHCALYRGNCWHDVPCSSRLPFVCTRR